Proteins encoded in a region of the Anopheles aquasalis chromosome 2, idAnoAquaMG_Q_19, whole genome shotgun sequence genome:
- the LOC126572927 gene encoding protein FRG1 homolog, protein MSDYSAVKTSKLVLKGESSKGTKRKHKKDKKEKEAKKALVVDTDAVKHGGWRTVKQTTEITGPIALQFDKQAYVKALDNGLFTLGAPHNEGDPPDPEEILTAVLINEDKVAFKSGYGKYLKVEKDGMITGRSDAVSALEQFEPVFDQGKTALLAANGCFVSIDPEDDALVAIKKKVGSNEVCIIRSCADRDNVCSKEVPIEESGDLNQVEINFVKKFQKFQDKKLRVSKEDKVVLKKAKDEGTLHEELLNRRSKMKADRYCK, encoded by the exons ATGTCCGATTACAGTGCCGTGAAGACGAGCAAACTCGTGCTGAAGGGGGAAAGTTCAAA GGGCACCAAacggaaacataaaaaggataagaaagagaaggaggccAAGaaggcgctggtggtggatacGGATGCTGTGAAGCACGGGGGATGGCGAACGGTAAAGCAAACGACGGAAATAACTGGCCCCATCGCGCTGCAATTCGACAAACAGGCTTACGTGAAGGCTCTCGATAATGGGCTGTTTACGCTGGGAGCACCGCACAACGAGGGTGATCCGCCGGATCCGGAGGAGATCCTTACCGCGGTGCTGATCAACGAGGATAAGGTGGCGTTCAAATCGGGTTATGGGAAATACCTGAAGGTCGAGAAGGATGGTATGATAACGGGCCGTTCCGATGCCGTCTCAGCTCTGGAACAGTTTGAGCCCGTTTTCGATCAGGGTAAAACCGCTCTGCTGGCCGCTAACGGATGCTTCGTATCGATCGACCCGGAAGATGATGCACTGGTGGCAATCAAGAAGAAGGTGGGCAGTAACGAGGTGTGCATAATCCGCAGCTGCGCCGATCGAGACAACGTCTGCAGCAAGGAAGTCCCAATCGAAGAATCTGGTGATCTGAATCAGgtggaaatcaattttgt aaaaaaattccaaaaatttCAAGACAAGAAGCTGCGCGTCAGCAAGGAGGACAAAGTGGTACTGAAGAAAGCCAAGGACGAAGGAACGTTGCACGAGGAGCTGCTGAATCGGCGCAGCAAAATGAAAGCCGACCGATACTGCAAATAA
- the LOC126572928 gene encoding DCN1-like protein 4 isoform X2 has product MMSDGIYSRRYSKSDEAFSQKRCLTWFVEYTTPDDPETLGPEGMEKFCEDIGVEPENVAMLVLAYKMGAKQMGFFTKTEWMKGLTDLQCDTASKVQCKLDYLRGLLNDPNNFKIIYRYAYDFARDKDQRSMDIETAKAMLQLLLGKHWPLYTQFAQFLEQSKYKVINKDQWCNILEFSRTISNDLTNYDVDGAWPVMLDEFVEWLRQLRAQPTIS; this is encoded by the exons ATGATGAGCGACGGAATATA CTCTCGCCGCTACAGCAAATCAGATGAAGCGTTTAGCCAAAAACGATGCCTCACCTGGTTCGTAGAGTACACGACGCCCGATGATCCGGAAACTTTAG GTCCtgaaggaatggaaaagttCTGCGAAGACATCGGCGTGGAACCGGAGAACGTAGCAATGCTGGTACTGGCGTATAAGATGGGAGCGAAACAGATGGGATTCTTTACCAAAACGGAGTGGATGAAGGGTTTGACCGATCTGCAGTGTGACACCGCTTCCAAGGTGCAATGCAAGCTGGACTACCTTAGGGGACTTCTCAACGATCCCAACAACTTTAAAATCATCTACAGATACGCTTACGACTTTGCGAGG GATAAAGACCAGCGTAGCATGGATATTGAGACGGCGAAAGCGATGCTACAGCTACTGCTCGGCAAACACTGGCCGCTATACACACAGTTCGCTCAATTCCTAGAGCAGTCGAAGTACAAAGTGATCAACAAGGATCAATGGTGTAATATCCTAGAATTTTCCCGCACCATCTCCAACGACTTGACCAACTATGACGTCGATGGAGCTT GGCCCGTAATGCTCGATGAGTTCGTAGAGTGGTTAAGACAATTGCGAGCACAGCCGACGATTAGCTGA
- the LOC126572928 gene encoding DCN1-like protein 4 isoform X1, with protein sequence MPRGKRRVAIDMRPSEEDQQSTKRQRQSYQSSRRYSKSDEAFSQKRCLTWFVEYTTPDDPETLGPEGMEKFCEDIGVEPENVAMLVLAYKMGAKQMGFFTKTEWMKGLTDLQCDTASKVQCKLDYLRGLLNDPNNFKIIYRYAYDFARDKDQRSMDIETAKAMLQLLLGKHWPLYTQFAQFLEQSKYKVINKDQWCNILEFSRTISNDLTNYDVDGAWPVMLDEFVEWLRQLRAQPTIS encoded by the exons ATGCCCAGAGGTAAACGTCGTGTTGCGATAGAcatgcggccaagcgaagagGACCAACAGTCGAccaaacgacaacgacaaagTTATCAAAG CTCTCGCCGCTACAGCAAATCAGATGAAGCGTTTAGCCAAAAACGATGCCTCACCTGGTTCGTAGAGTACACGACGCCCGATGATCCGGAAACTTTAG GTCCtgaaggaatggaaaagttCTGCGAAGACATCGGCGTGGAACCGGAGAACGTAGCAATGCTGGTACTGGCGTATAAGATGGGAGCGAAACAGATGGGATTCTTTACCAAAACGGAGTGGATGAAGGGTTTGACCGATCTGCAGTGTGACACCGCTTCCAAGGTGCAATGCAAGCTGGACTACCTTAGGGGACTTCTCAACGATCCCAACAACTTTAAAATCATCTACAGATACGCTTACGACTTTGCGAGG GATAAAGACCAGCGTAGCATGGATATTGAGACGGCGAAAGCGATGCTACAGCTACTGCTCGGCAAACACTGGCCGCTATACACACAGTTCGCTCAATTCCTAGAGCAGTCGAAGTACAAAGTGATCAACAAGGATCAATGGTGTAATATCCTAGAATTTTCCCGCACCATCTCCAACGACTTGACCAACTATGACGTCGATGGAGCTT GGCCCGTAATGCTCGATGAGTTCGTAGAGTGGTTAAGACAATTGCGAGCACAGCCGACGATTAGCTGA
- the LOC126572931 gene encoding uncharacterized protein LOC126572931, which yields MSELRTPRKTVTHNHQAPGKEAFDSSSDEDGYLSSFNCSEDGGTALDGSLLDEMPPFSAFSLSPSARSLSPIEMESFDSVPSTPTRSKEFVGCSTPIFNKSAPDGGETDSSQPAEGFVSLDEIHARIGLTPPDSHKSRSRLNLETIFEGVFLETPPKKEFQSTGNLLRRSIKNRALQFDKVDQPKEASNVQRLCS from the coding sequence ATGAGTGAATTGAGAACGCCACGCAAAACCGTTACCCACAACCACCAAGCGCCAGGGAAGGAGGCTTTCGATTCGTCCTCGGACGAGGATGGCTATCTTTCGTCCTTTAATTGTTCCGAAGACGGAGGAACGGCGCTAGACGGAAGCTTACTGGATGAGATGCCCCCGTTCTCTGCCTTCTCGCTGTCGCCGTCCGCACGATCCTTATCGCCCATCGAGATGGAGTCCTTCGATTCGGTGCCCTCGACGCCCACACGGAGCAAGGAATTCGTCGGCTGCAGTACCCCCATCTTCAACAAGTCTGCCCCGGATGGCGGGGAGACGGACTCGAGCCAGCCTGCCGAAGGGTTTGTTTCGCTGGACGAAATACATGCCCGCATCGGATTAACCCCGCCAGATTCCCACAAAAGCCGTTCGCGCCTTAATTTAGAAACTATCTTCGAGGGTGTATTTCTGGAGACACCGCCAAAGAAAGAGTTCCAATCGACGGGAAACCTGCTTCGTCGGTCGATTAAAAATAGGGCGTTACAGTTCGATAAGGTCGATCAGCCCAAGGAAGCCTCGAATGTGCAACGTTTGTGTTCGTAA